Proteins co-encoded in one Flavobacterium fluviale genomic window:
- a CDS encoding phosphoadenylyl-sulfate reductase, protein MSAIIVQELLDKTKDLSLDETLVFLAEKFPGKVIFSTSFGQEDQVITDFIAKSNTDITVFTLDTGRLFQETYDVFHKTLKKYKRPIEVFFPEAASVENLLKTKGPNSFYDSVENRKECCFIRKVVPLRKALAGNSVWITGLRAEQSENRHDLSLFEYDGNFEIIKFNPLLKWTLEEVETYLSENNVPQNSLHKQGFVSIGCAPCTRAIFPGEDIRAGRWWWESSHKECGLHSAKKE, encoded by the coding sequence ATGAGTGCGATTATTGTACAAGAATTATTAGATAAAACTAAAGATCTTTCGCTTGACGAAACCTTAGTTTTTTTAGCAGAAAAGTTTCCGGGAAAAGTAATTTTTTCAACTTCTTTCGGTCAGGAAGATCAGGTAATTACTGATTTTATTGCAAAAAGTAACACAGATATTACTGTTTTTACTTTAGACACCGGAAGATTATTTCAGGAAACTTACGATGTTTTTCATAAGACATTAAAAAAATACAAAAGACCAATCGAAGTTTTTTTTCCAGAAGCTGCTTCAGTAGAAAATCTTCTGAAAACAAAAGGACCAAACAGCTTTTACGATTCGGTTGAAAACAGAAAAGAATGCTGTTTTATTCGAAAAGTGGTTCCGTTACGAAAAGCTTTAGCAGGAAATTCAGTTTGGATTACGGGTTTAAGAGCAGAACAATCAGAAAACAGACACGATTTAAGTTTGTTTGAATACGACGGAAACTTCGAAATAATCAAATTCAATCCGTTACTAAAATGGACTTTAGAAGAAGTTGAAACGTATTTGTCAGAAAACAATGTTCCTCAAAATTCTTTACATAAACAAGGTTTCGTAAGTATTGGATGCGCGCCTTGTACGAGAGCTATTTTTCCTGGTGAAGATATCAGAGCTGGAAGATGGTGGTGGGAATCAAGCCATAAAGAATGTGGTTTGCATAGCGCTAAGAAAGAATAG
- the cysD gene encoding sulfate adenylyltransferase subunit CysD, with protein MSSVLKTNALESEAIYIFREVISQFDKPVLLFSGGKDSITLVRLAQKAFFPAKIPFPLLHVDTGHNFPETIAFRDKLVEELGLELIVRNVQDAIDEGKVVEETGKYSSRNSLQTTTLLDAIEEFKFDACIGGARRDEEKARAKERIFSVRDDFGQWDEKNQRPELFDILNGKIENGQNVRVFPISNWTELDVWSYIEKEQIEIPSIYFSHKRKVFLRDGLIWSHSPFVYQEEDEQIEERIVRFRTVGDMSCTAAVESYAATIEEVVGEIRSSTISERGARIDDKRSEAAMEKRKQQGYF; from the coding sequence ATGAGTTCAGTATTAAAAACAAACGCTTTAGAGAGTGAAGCGATATACATTTTCAGAGAAGTAATTTCACAGTTTGACAAACCGGTTTTACTTTTCTCAGGAGGAAAAGATTCTATCACATTGGTACGTTTAGCGCAAAAAGCATTTTTTCCTGCAAAGATTCCGTTTCCTCTTTTACACGTTGATACGGGGCACAATTTCCCTGAAACAATTGCTTTTAGAGATAAATTGGTTGAAGAATTAGGTTTAGAGCTGATCGTTCGTAATGTTCAGGATGCTATTGATGAAGGAAAAGTGGTTGAGGAAACTGGTAAATATTCAAGCCGTAACAGCTTACAGACTACAACACTTTTAGATGCAATTGAAGAATTTAAGTTTGATGCTTGCATTGGAGGCGCGCGTCGTGATGAAGAAAAAGCAAGAGCTAAGGAACGTATTTTCTCTGTTCGTGATGATTTCGGACAATGGGATGAAAAAAATCAGAGACCTGAGTTGTTTGATATTTTGAATGGAAAAATCGAAAATGGACAAAACGTTCGCGTTTTCCCAATTTCGAACTGGACAGAATTGGATGTTTGGAGTTATATCGAAAAAGAACAAATCGAGATTCCATCAATCTATTTTTCACATAAAAGAAAAGTTTTTTTGAGAGACGGTTTAATCTGGTCGCATTCTCCTTTTGTGTATCAGGAAGAAGACGAACAAATCGAAGAACGAATTGTTCGTTTCAGAACCGTTGGAGATATGAGTTGTACAGCTGCTGTTGAATCTTATGCCGCAACAATAGAAGAAGTGGTAGGTGAAATCAGATCATCAACCATTTCTGAAAGAGGAGCCAGAATCGATGACAAACGTTCTGAAGCTGCAATGGAAAAGAGAAAACAACAAGGGTACTTTTAA
- a CDS encoding sulfate adenylyltransferase subunit 1 has protein sequence MDVLKIATAGSVDDGKSTLIGRLLYDTKSLTTDKIEAIEKSSRQKGYDYLDFSLATDGLVAEREQGITIDVAHIYFSTAKKSYIIADTPGHVEYTRNMVTGASTSQVSIILIDARKGVIEQTYRHFFINNLLRVKEVIVAINKMDLVDYSEEVFNKIKADFQALNAKSTFKEQNVSYIPLSAINGGNVVDKSENMPWYDGQTVLEHLEGLHASDVFEAGKARFPVQTVIRPKTEEYHDFRGYAGKLYGNSIKVGDAVTVLPSLTESKVSKIHFFDKTFDEAVAGSSITIELENDINVTRGDMIVKSDELPKIEKDITTTVCWMDSKKLVAGTKYLVQHNTNRVLAKVESIKNTIATDYSGTTEASQLAINEIGEVSIKLSKPLYFDSYNENKSNGAFILIDTATNTTAGVGFIR, from the coding sequence ATGGACGTTTTAAAAATAGCAACAGCAGGAAGTGTAGATGACGGAAAAAGTACTTTGATCGGAAGGTTATTGTATGATACAAAATCATTGACTACAGATAAAATTGAAGCAATCGAAAAAAGCAGCAGACAAAAAGGATACGATTATCTTGATTTTTCTTTGGCAACAGACGGTTTGGTAGCAGAAAGAGAACAAGGAATCACAATTGACGTTGCGCATATTTATTTTTCGACCGCAAAGAAAAGTTACATTATTGCCGATACTCCAGGTCACGTGGAATATACAAGAAACATGGTTACAGGAGCTTCAACTTCTCAGGTTTCGATCATTTTAATTGATGCCAGAAAAGGCGTAATCGAGCAGACTTATCGTCACTTTTTTATCAATAATTTATTGAGAGTAAAAGAAGTAATTGTTGCCATCAACAAAATGGATTTAGTGGATTACTCAGAAGAAGTTTTCAATAAAATCAAAGCTGATTTTCAGGCATTAAATGCAAAAAGCACTTTTAAGGAACAAAACGTAAGCTACATTCCGTTAAGCGCAATCAACGGCGGAAATGTAGTTGATAAATCAGAAAATATGCCTTGGTACGATGGGCAAACCGTTTTAGAACATTTGGAAGGATTACATGCTTCTGATGTTTTTGAAGCTGGAAAAGCACGTTTCCCAGTTCAAACCGTTATTCGTCCAAAAACAGAAGAATACCATGATTTTAGAGGTTACGCAGGAAAGTTATACGGAAACTCAATTAAAGTTGGAGATGCTGTGACGGTTCTTCCTTCTTTAACAGAATCAAAAGTATCTAAAATTCACTTTTTCGATAAAACATTTGATGAAGCCGTAGCAGGTTCATCTATCACAATTGAATTAGAAAATGATATCAATGTAACGAGAGGTGATATGATTGTAAAATCAGATGAACTTCCAAAAATTGAAAAAGATATTACCACAACTGTTTGCTGGATGGATAGTAAAAAACTGGTTGCAGGAACAAAGTATTTAGTACAGCATAATACGAATAGAGTTTTGGCAAAAGTAGAAAGTATTAAAAACACTATTGCAACTGATTACTCAGGAACGACTGAAGCTTCACAATTAGCAATCAACGAAATTGGGGAAGTAAGCATTAAATTAAGCAAACCGTTATATTTTGATTCTTATAATGAAAACAAATCAAACGGAGCTTTTATCTTAATTGATACTGCAACAAACACAACAGCAGGAGTAGGATTCATTAGATAG
- a CDS encoding HEPN domain-containing protein, with product MESFRTEIENPIVQREIIELEKKIHLFRGGKIDDERFRSLRLARGIYGQRQEGVQMIRIKLPYGKVTSEQLVRITQVSDEYSTGRLHITTRQDIQIHYVSLDRTPELWADLAKDDITLREACGNTVRNITGSELAGVDVNEPFDVSPYAHGLFQYLLRNPICQEMGRKFKISFSSSDEDTALSYLHDLGFIPKIKDGQKGFKIMFGGGLGSQPAHAELLSEFVPVNEIIPTAEGIIRIFDRYGERAKRMKARMKFLIKEIGKDVFLDLVEKEKKAIAFETYEIDTTAFEGPIPEPLLEAPHVTIEDTEAYEAWKKSNVIKQKQDGYYAIGIKVLLGDFYTDKARLLADLIKNYAANELRFSLRQNIVIRHVKEENLPFFYQELAKLDFVHLGYNSTGDITACPGTDTCNLGIASSTGIAEELEKVLNAEYPQYLNNREIEIKISGCMNACGQHNMSAIGFQGMSINSGKLVAPALQVLLGGGRLGNGEGRFADKVIKIPSRRGPDALRTILNDYDNNANGEKFLNYYDQKGEKYFYEILKPFADVTNLTEADFVDWGNADNYVKAVGVGECAGVVIDLVATLLFEAKEKLILAQESFDEKKWSDAIYHAYAGFVNGAKALLLAENQKTNHHAGIVDLFDTVFIEKNKIELNSTFKDLVYQINKNEPSEAFAKDYIAQAVVFFDKIETFRAQELANA from the coding sequence ATGGAAAGTTTTAGAACAGAAATAGAAAATCCGATAGTTCAAAGAGAAATTATCGAATTAGAAAAAAAGATTCATTTATTCCGTGGAGGAAAAATTGATGATGAGCGTTTTCGTAGTCTTCGTTTAGCGCGCGGAATCTACGGACAGCGTCAGGAAGGCGTTCAGATGATTCGTATCAAATTGCCGTACGGTAAAGTTACCAGCGAACAATTAGTGCGTATTACTCAGGTTTCTGATGAATATTCTACAGGACGTTTACATATTACAACGCGTCAGGATATCCAGATTCACTACGTAAGTTTAGACAGAACACCAGAACTTTGGGCAGATTTGGCTAAAGACGATATTACGCTTCGTGAAGCTTGTGGAAACACGGTTAGAAATATTACAGGAAGCGAATTGGCTGGAGTTGACGTAAATGAACCATTTGATGTTTCGCCTTATGCACACGGACTTTTTCAATATTTGTTAAGAAACCCAATCTGTCAGGAAATGGGACGTAAATTTAAAATTTCGTTCTCGTCCTCAGACGAAGATACCGCTTTGAGTTATTTACACGATTTAGGATTTATTCCGAAAATTAAAGATGGACAAAAAGGTTTTAAAATCATGTTTGGTGGAGGTTTAGGATCTCAGCCAGCTCATGCCGAATTACTTTCAGAGTTTGTTCCAGTAAACGAAATCATTCCAACAGCAGAAGGGATCATTCGTATTTTTGACAGATATGGTGAACGTGCTAAAAGAATGAAAGCGCGTATGAAATTCTTAATCAAAGAAATCGGAAAAGATGTTTTCCTTGATTTAGTTGAAAAAGAGAAAAAAGCGATCGCTTTTGAAACATACGAAATTGATACGACTGCTTTTGAAGGTCCAATTCCAGAACCATTATTAGAAGCTCCACACGTTACAATCGAAGATACTGAAGCTTATGAAGCTTGGAAAAAATCGAATGTAATCAAACAGAAACAAGATGGCTATTATGCTATCGGAATCAAAGTTTTGTTAGGAGATTTTTATACGGATAAAGCCAGATTGTTAGCGGATTTAATTAAAAATTACGCAGCAAACGAATTACGTTTTTCATTGCGTCAAAATATTGTAATACGTCACGTAAAAGAAGAGAATTTACCATTCTTTTATCAGGAATTAGCCAAATTGGATTTTGTTCATTTAGGATATAATTCTACAGGAGATATTACGGCATGTCCAGGTACTGACACTTGTAATTTAGGGATTGCTAGTAGTACAGGTATTGCAGAAGAATTAGAAAAAGTTTTAAATGCCGAATATCCTCAGTATTTAAACAACCGCGAAATTGAAATTAAAATTTCAGGTTGTATGAATGCCTGCGGACAGCATAATATGTCTGCAATTGGATTCCAGGGAATGTCTATTAATTCAGGAAAATTGGTTGCTCCGGCTTTACAGGTTTTGTTAGGCGGAGGAAGATTAGGAAACGGAGAAGGCCGTTTTGCCGATAAAGTAATTAAAATTCCAAGCCGTAGAGGACCAGATGCATTGCGTACCATTTTAAATGATTATGATAACAATGCGAATGGAGAAAAATTCCTAAACTATTACGATCAAAAAGGAGAGAAATATTTCTATGAAATCTTAAAACCTTTCGCAGATGTAACCAATTTAACAGAAGCTGATTTTGTAGACTGGGGTAACGCAGACAACTATGTAAAAGCAGTTGGAGTTGGAGAATGTGCGGGAGTTGTGATCGATTTAGTAGCGACTTTATTGTTTGAAGCTAAAGAGAAATTGATTTTGGCTCAAGAATCTTTCGACGAGAAAAAATGGTCAGATGCTATTTACCATGCTTATGCAGGATTTGTTAACGGTGCTAAGGCTTTATTATTGGCAGAAAACCAAAAAACAAATCACCATGCAGGAATTGTAGACTTATTTGATACCGTTTTTATTGAAAAAAATAAAATAGAATTAAACTCAACTTTTAAAGATTTGGTTTACCAAATCAATAAAAATGAACCATCTGAAGCTTTCGCTAAAGATTACATTGCTCAGGCAGTAGTTTTCTTTGATAAAATCGAAACATTCAGAGCACAAGAATTAGCAAATGCTTAA
- the cobA gene encoding uroporphyrinogen-III C-methyltransferase produces MLNIKPKITLVGAGPGDPDLLTLKAVKALAEANVVLYDALANEEILDYAPKNAIKIFVGKRIGNHAYTQDQINQLIVDNALTYGNVVRLKGGDPFIFGRGGEEVEFAESFGIETIVVPGISSVVAVPASHGISITKRGVSESFWAITGTTSDRKLSSDVALAAQSSATVVILMGMHKLPQIIDLFQKENKGDLPVAIIQNGTTAEEKVGVGTVDSILEVVKEKELGSPAIIVLGEVVRESNKLKGFYEEFLSKEITR; encoded by the coding sequence ATGCTTAATATAAAACCCAAAATAACTTTAGTCGGTGCAGGTCCAGGCGATCCCGATCTACTTACGCTCAAAGCTGTAAAAGCATTGGCTGAAGCCAACGTGGTTTTATATGACGCTTTGGCCAATGAAGAAATTTTGGATTATGCACCTAAAAATGCAATCAAGATTTTTGTTGGCAAAAGAATCGGAAATCATGCTTACACGCAAGATCAAATCAATCAATTAATTGTTGATAATGCTTTGACTTACGGAAATGTAGTCCGACTAAAAGGCGGAGATCCTTTTATTTTTGGAAGAGGTGGTGAAGAAGTGGAATTTGCAGAAAGTTTCGGAATTGAAACTATCGTAGTTCCCGGAATTTCATCTGTAGTGGCAGTTCCTGCAAGTCATGGAATTTCGATTACAAAACGTGGCGTTTCAGAAAGCTTTTGGGCTATTACAGGAACAACTTCGGATAGAAAATTATCATCAGATGTAGCTTTGGCAGCTCAATCTTCTGCAACAGTTGTAATCTTGATGGGAATGCACAAATTGCCTCAAATAATCGATTTGTTTCAAAAAGAAAATAAAGGAGATTTACCAGTAGCAATCATTCAAAACGGAACAACAGCAGAAGAAAAAGTTGGTGTAGGAACAGTAGATTCAATTTTAGAAGTTGTAAAAGAAAAAGAATTAGGTTCACCGGCCATTATTGTTCTTGGAGAAGTTGTAAGAGAAAGCAATAAACTAAAAGGATTTTACGAAGAATTTCTATCAAAAGAAATAACAAGATAA
- a CDS encoding precorrin-2 dehydrogenase/sirohydrochlorin ferrochelatase family protein, whose protein sequence is MEQNELYPIFLKLHNLNVLIVGGGNVGLEKLSFLLKSSPNANVEVVAPDFHLEIKVLAEKHPSIKLTEAKFKKKMLKKRHMVIACTDDLKVNKRVYDLSRKRYLICNIADTPDLCDYYLGGIVTKGNVKIAISTNGKSPTTAKRLREFFEEIIPDDINQMVENLNEYRRTLKGNFEEKVKKMNEITASLKNRE, encoded by the coding sequence ATGGAACAAAACGAATTATATCCAATATTTCTAAAACTGCACAATTTAAACGTATTAATTGTGGGAGGAGGAAATGTAGGTCTGGAAAAGCTTTCTTTTTTGCTAAAATCAAGTCCAAATGCAAATGTAGAGGTTGTAGCGCCCGATTTTCATTTAGAAATTAAAGTTTTAGCCGAAAAACATCCTTCAATTAAATTGACGGAAGCAAAGTTCAAAAAGAAAATGCTTAAAAAACGTCACATGGTAATTGCCTGTACAGACGATTTAAAGGTGAACAAAAGAGTGTACGATTTGTCACGTAAGCGTTATTTGATTTGTAATATCGCCGACACGCCAGATTTATGTGATTATTATTTAGGAGGCATTGTAACGAAAGGAAATGTGAAAATTGCCATTTCGACCAATGGAAAATCGCCGACAACTGCCAAAAGACTAAGAGAATTTTTTGAAGAAATAATTCCCGACGACATTAATCAAATGGTAGAAAACCTGAACGAATACCGCAGAACCTTAAAAGGCAATTTTGAAGAAAAAGTGAAGAAGATGAATGAGATCACGGCTTCACTCAAAAATAGAGAGTAA
- a CDS encoding NAD(P)/FAD-dependent oxidoreductase, translated as MIKTDILIIGAGPTGLFAVFEAGLLKLKCHILDALPQPGGQLSELYPKKPIYDIPGFPEVLAGDLVDGLMEQIKQFEPGFTLGERAETIDKQEDGTFIVTSNKGTKFHAPVIAIAGGLGSFEPRKPLIEDIEFYEDKGVKYFIKNPEKFRDKRVVIAGGGDSALDWSIFLANVASEVTLIHRRNEFRGALDSVEKVQELKSAGKIKLITPAEVIGINGAEHVESLDIEENGAHRKIECDYFIPLFGLTPKLGPIGDWGLEIEKNAIKVNNALDYQTNIPGIFAIGDVNTYPGKLKLILCGFHEATLMCQAAYGIINPGKKYVLKYTTVSGVDGFDGTRKEAPKAVVKAIV; from the coding sequence ATGATTAAAACAGATATACTTATAATTGGAGCAGGCCCAACAGGTTTATTTGCCGTATTCGAGGCAGGATTACTAAAATTAAAATGCCACATATTAGATGCTCTGCCTCAGCCGGGAGGACAGCTTTCAGAATTATATCCAAAGAAACCAATTTATGATATTCCTGGATTCCCAGAAGTATTAGCTGGAGATTTAGTTGATGGATTAATGGAGCAAATCAAACAATTTGAGCCAGGTTTTACTTTAGGTGAGCGTGCAGAAACCATCGACAAACAAGAAGACGGAACATTTATCGTAACTTCAAATAAAGGAACTAAATTTCACGCGCCTGTAATTGCGATTGCAGGAGGGTTAGGAAGTTTTGAGCCTCGTAAACCACTTATCGAAGATATCGAGTTTTATGAAGATAAAGGAGTAAAATACTTCATCAAAAATCCTGAAAAATTCAGAGATAAAAGAGTTGTTATTGCAGGAGGAGGAGATTCAGCATTAGACTGGAGTATCTTCTTAGCAAATGTAGCTTCAGAAGTAACTTTAATTCACCGTAGAAATGAATTTAGAGGAGCTCTAGATTCTGTAGAAAAAGTACAGGAATTAAAATCAGCTGGAAAAATTAAATTAATCACTCCAGCAGAAGTTATCGGAATTAATGGTGCTGAGCATGTTGAGTCATTAGATATCGAAGAAAACGGAGCGCACCGTAAAATCGAGTGTGACTATTTCATCCCACTTTTCGGATTAACTCCAAAATTAGGTCCAATTGGAGACTGGGGATTAGAAATCGAAAAAAATGCCATTAAAGTAAACAATGCATTAGATTACCAAACGAATATTCCGGGAATCTTCGCCATTGGAGACGTAAATACATATCCAGGAAAATTAAAGTTAATCCTTTGCGGATTCCATGAAGCAACATTGATGTGCCAAGCTGCATACGGAATCATCAATCCAGGTAAAAAATACGTATTGAAATATACAACAGTTTCTGGAGTAGACGGTTTCGACGGAACTCGTAAAGAAGCGCCAAAAGCAGTTGTGAAAGCGATTGTTTAA
- a CDS encoding type II toxin-antitoxin system RelE/ParE family toxin, with the protein MALKFIWTSQAVKGFNKVVDYLEAKWTVKEILNLENKIQQVINQISHNPEQFPKSEKNVSLHKATIDKNNYLVYRLNKESNTVEIINFRGTKQKPKH; encoded by the coding sequence ATGGCATTAAAATTTATTTGGACTTCCCAAGCTGTAAAAGGCTTTAATAAAGTTGTTGATTATCTTGAAGCGAAATGGACAGTAAAAGAAATTTTAAATTTAGAAAATAAAATTCAGCAAGTAATAAACCAAATCAGTCACAATCCAGAACAATTTCCAAAATCTGAAAAAAATGTGTCGCTGCATAAAGCAACTATAGATAAAAATAATTATTTAGTTTATAGGCTTAATAAAGAATCTAATACTGTTGAAATCATTAATTTTAGGGGAACAAAACAAAAACCTAAACATTAG
- a CDS encoding homocysteine S-methyltransferase family protein, producing MAITIQEAIKKNILILDGAMGTMLQRYNFSEEDFRGERFKDFPHPLKGNNDLLSLTQPQAIRAVHAAYFEAGADIVETNTFSGTTIGMADYHMEDLVYELNYESAKIARQVADEFTAKNPEKPRFVAGSIGPTNRTASMSPDVNDPGYRAVTFDDLRIAYKQQAEALMDGGCDLLLVETIFDTLNAKAALFAIEEVKEERNLDIPIMVSGTITDASGRTLSGQTVEAFLISVSHIPLLSVGFNCALGADLLKPYLKTLAHNTSFNVSAHPNAGLPNAFGQYDETPEQTQAFIKEYLDDNLINIIGGCCGTTPDHIRLMAEVAKDYKPRVAPVLA from the coding sequence ATGGCAATTACAATACAAGAAGCAATAAAAAAAAATATCCTAATCCTAGATGGAGCAATGGGAACGATGCTGCAACGCTATAATTTCTCAGAAGAAGATTTTAGAGGAGAGCGTTTCAAAGATTTTCCGCATCCATTAAAAGGAAACAACGATTTATTATCCCTAACACAACCACAAGCCATCCGAGCTGTTCACGCTGCTTATTTTGAAGCTGGTGCAGACATCGTAGAAACCAATACTTTTTCAGGAACGACAATTGGTATGGCCGATTATCATATGGAAGATTTGGTTTACGAGTTAAACTACGAATCGGCAAAAATTGCAAGACAAGTAGCCGATGAGTTTACCGCTAAAAATCCGGAAAAACCACGTTTCGTAGCAGGTTCAATCGGACCGACAAACAGAACGGCAAGTATGTCACCAGACGTAAATGATCCAGGTTACAGAGCCGTAACGTTTGACGATTTACGAATTGCTTACAAACAACAAGCAGAAGCTTTAATGGATGGTGGTTGCGATTTGCTTTTAGTAGAAACAATTTTCGATACACTAAATGCTAAAGCGGCACTTTTTGCAATTGAAGAAGTAAAAGAAGAACGTAATCTTGACATTCCAATCATGGTTTCAGGAACAATTACAGATGCATCTGGAAGAACACTTTCTGGACAAACTGTAGAAGCGTTTTTGATTTCAGTTTCGCATATTCCTTTATTAAGTGTAGGATTCAATTGCGCCCTTGGAGCCGATTTGCTGAAACCCTATTTAAAAACATTAGCGCATAACACAAGCTTTAATGTGTCGGCACATCCAAACGCAGGTTTGCCAAATGCTTTCGGACAATATGATGAAACGCCAGAACAAACACAGGCTTTTATTAAAGAATATTTAGATGATAATTTAATCAATATTATCGGTGGCTGTTGCGGTACAACACCAGATCATATTCGATTAATGGCTGAGGTTGCAAAGGATTATAAGCCGAGAGTGGCGCCGGTTTTAGCGTAA